TCGACCCGCGAAATGAACCGGCTTTTCGCCACCCAACCATGGAGGCGGATCGAAACCTGGCGCGAGGGACGATATCAATACGCGCTCTGCGAAAAGGACTAACGGGCAGCGGCTGTTCGGAACGCCTGATGAATGCGACTCATCGCATCCTTGATCCGCGCGCTGGCACCCAGGTCCCGCCGGGAGTATGCGCCCTGGCGGTCATGACCAAGGCGCCCCAAGCCGGCCGGGTAAAAACGCGCCTGACGCCGCCGTTAACGCCAGAAGAAGCCGCGGACCTGAATGTTTGTTTCCTTCGGGACACGGCCGCGGCGATCGCGAGCGCTGACAAGAAACGTTCGCAGGTGGTGGCGGTCTATACGCCGGTGGGAGCCGAGGGAGCGTATGCCCAGATTCTACCGGACGATTTTGTCTTGATGCCGCAACGAGGCGAAGCCTTCGGGGAACGACTTGCGGCGGCAACGGAAGATTTGCTTCAACTCGGGTTCGCTTCGCTCTGCCTGATCAATTCCGACAGCCCTACAGTGCCCGCGACGGCTTTCGCGCAGGCCGTCGAATATCTGGCCGGCGCTGAAGATTGCGTGGTGTTGGGCCCCTCCCATGACGGCGGCTATTACCTGATCGGGCTGAAGAAACGTCACCACAGATTGTTCGAGCAAATCGACTGGAGCACCGAGCGCGTGCTCGAACAAACAATGGCCGCCGCGCGCGAACTCGCTTTGCCGGTTCACTTATTGCCAACGTGGTACGACGTGGATGACCGAACAACCCTCGCGCAGCTCTGCGGCGAGTTTTTTGACTCGAATGGGAGCGGCGCCGGAGGATTCGCAGCGCCGGCAACGCGTGACTTTCTGTCTGCATTACTGGAGCGCGAAGGCCGGAGCCGGATCTGGCCTGCAGGCGTGGCCTAACGAATTGAGCAAATGAAGCCTCACCCGAAACGGGCCTTGGTCACCGGTGGCGCGGGCCTGATTGGATCGCACGTTACCGATCTGTTGCGCCGCGAAGGCTGGACGGTGCGAGTCCTCGACAATCTCGAGCCGCAAACGCATCGCAAAGGCAAGCCGGCCTGGGTCAGCGCCGATGCGGAATTTGTCGAAGGCGATGTAACCGACCGTGAAACAATTTCCGCTGCGTTGCGCGACATCGACGTCGTTTTTCACCAGGCGGCCTATGGCGGCTACATGCCGGAAATCGCAAAATACGTCCGGGTTAACAGCTTCGGGACGGCCCAGATGCTCGAGGTCATTCGTGAACAGAACCTGCCGATTAAGAAGATCGTCGTCGCCTCTTCGCAGGCGGTTTACAGCGAGGGCGCCGGCACCTGCCCGGAACACGGCCTCGTTTTTCCGGACGTTCGCCCGGTTGAGCAATTGCAACGGGGCGATTGGTCGGTCCGTTGCCCAATCTGCCAGGCCGTCACGAAAAGTGCGGCGACTCCAGAGCGCGCGCCGGTCGGCGGCGAAACCGTTTATGGCCTGACCAAAGTGGACCAGGAAAAACTGGTCCTGCTCTGGGGCAAACAAATCGGGATCCCGACGGTCGCGCTCCGCTATTCCTGCACCTACGGCCCGCGCCAATCGATCTTCAATCCTTACACCGGCGTGATCGCCATTTTTTGCACCCGGCTGCTGAATGATCTGCCGCCGGTCCTATTCGAAGATGGGGAACAGACCCGCGACTTCTCGTTTGTCGAAGACATCGCGCGGGCGAACCTCCTCGCGGCCGAGAGCGACCAGCTCGATGGGCTTCCGGTCAACGTCGGGAGCGGCGCCGGCGTCAGCATTCGCAGGATCGCCGATTACATCTCGGACGCGCTTGGAATCCGGCTCGCGCCGGAAGTGAACGGCGAATTCCGTCCCGGCGAAATGCGCCACCTAACGAGCGACACGGGACGCATTCGCGCGGCCGGCTACACGCCGCAAGTTGATCTCGTCGCCGGAATCAGCCGCTATCTCGATTGGATCCGACAACAGGCCGATGTGCGCGATTACTTTGGCGAAGCGGCGGACATTCTTCGCAGCAAAGGCATCGTTCATCGCGTAAGGTAGGCGGTGAGCGAGACGGTCGGGCTCCCGGATTTCAATTCATCGGTCGCCGAGCATGCGCGGAAGGATTTTCCGCTGCTCGATGCGCGGATGACTGTGGCCGAAGCGCTCGACCGCATCCGACGCGAAGGCATTGGCGAACGCGTAATTTATTTTTTCGCGACCGACGCCGACGAAAAGCTGGTTGGTGTTTTACCGACCCGGCGTCTGC
This sequence is a window from Chthoniobacterales bacterium. Protein-coding genes within it:
- a CDS encoding NAD-dependent epimerase/dehydratase family protein codes for the protein MKPHPKRALVTGGAGLIGSHVTDLLRREGWTVRVLDNLEPQTHRKGKPAWVSADAEFVEGDVTDRETISAALRDIDVVFHQAAYGGYMPEIAKYVRVNSFGTAQMLEVIREQNLPIKKIVVASSQAVYSEGAGTCPEHGLVFPDVRPVEQLQRGDWSVRCPICQAVTKSAATPERAPVGGETVYGLTKVDQEKLVLLWGKQIGIPTVALRYSCTYGPRQSIFNPYTGVIAIFCTRLLNDLPPVLFEDGEQTRDFSFVEDIARANLLAAESDQLDGLPVNVGSGAGVSIRRIADYISDALGIRLAPEVNGEFRPGEMRHLTSDTGRIRAAGYTPQVDLVAGISRYLDWIRQQADVRDYFGEAADILRSKGIVHRVR
- a CDS encoding TIGR04282 family arsenosugar biosynthesis glycosyltransferase, which gives rise to MNATHRILDPRAGTQVPPGVCALAVMTKAPQAGRVKTRLTPPLTPEEAADLNVCFLRDTAAAIASADKKRSQVVAVYTPVGAEGAYAQILPDDFVLMPQRGEAFGERLAAATEDLLQLGFASLCLINSDSPTVPATAFAQAVEYLAGAEDCVVLGPSHDGGYYLIGLKKRHHRLFEQIDWSTERVLEQTMAAARELALPVHLLPTWYDVDDRTTLAQLCGEFFDSNGSGAGGFAAPATRDFLSALLEREGRSRIWPAGVA